From one Lotus japonicus ecotype B-129 chromosome 3, LjGifu_v1.2 genomic stretch:
- the LOC130748175 gene encoding uncharacterized protein LOC130748175 — protein MCLGRMWNGASRSANQLGTLTDVDCGGGLCPGC, from the coding sequence ATGTGTCTCGGTCGGATGTGGAACGGTGCAAGCCGGTCCGCCAATCAACTCGGGACATTGACCGATGTGGATTGTGGTGGTGGCCTATGCCCAGGCTGTTGA